One Vitis vinifera cultivar Pinot Noir 40024 chromosome 15, ASM3070453v1 genomic window, AAATATAAATGAggtacaaaatattttttttgttttgataaataaagagtttaaattgaattaagaaGAGCTATCAAAAGAGCCGTTGCAACAGTGAACTAGAAACAAATCTCCTTTGACCATCAAGATCtgaataaaggaaaaataaaataatgtctTAAACAAGTACCCGATCAttcaaaaaaaacttattaaaatcgATAGATAATCATCTATAAACAATTTAAACTCTCACTaaagatattaaataaaatcctttttgacctatgcaaataaaaaaacttcattatcgaatataattttgtttcttatcttCCGAAACCATTCAGAATAAACACGAAaagtttgttcttcaaaccttcTTATGTTTTTTGTCCACAAAAAAGCTATATCACTCCGATAGAGTCTTTGTAATTTATGAAGATAACGCCTAAGATATCCAAAAAGTATAAAAAGTAATTCTCATAAAACCCTTATTTTTTCACAACGAAGAGGATATGATCATTGTGATattaagtataatgaaccttaCTAATGTGAGGAGGCTATGAGTTGGAACCCATTAGTAAAAATAGAATTCtatgattttgaaaacaaaatctaCCCATTGTTTTGGATCACCGACAAGGtataaaaaagatatataaatttaaactccttcattaaatatgaaaaaatcccTCAAAACTATTGACCTAATTGGCTTGGTTTCAACCACAGAACCTTGTTGACCCTCAAAATTCTATAAAACCCATTtcccaaacattaaaaaaaacagaGACTTGGACATGGGAATATTCCAAAAGGAATAAGCAATTCATCTGCATATAAATAGATATGACCAATGACAAAACTCTGTTTGTATGATAATGGTGTCTGGCTTTGCCACAGTTGGATCCCACTACCAGGATCATGGTAGGGCATATCTCAAAGTGTGTGGTGTGTAATGGATATTTGGGTTTATCTTCAAGTCAAATTTCGAAATAGAGTTACTAGAAACCATCAAGTGCAGCTTCAAATTCAAGGAAAATGCTAAGCTAGTTCCTAGAAAAAGAAGTGGAGCTTCAAATTCaaggaaaatgttagaaatgtcgtatctataaaacaaaatattcgaTGGTGGAATATGGGTACAAACTTAACTCCATTCACCACTACGACACGAACCCACATATTTTTCATGGATTTTGATTGATTATTAACGAGTTTTTGTTGATGTCGAGTCAACTGGATTCAGATCCGTCCAATTTCATTGGAGTTTGATGAACTTTTTCCCTACACAGAAGGATGGTCGGGGCATGCCCCTCTAAAGCTTAAGTCATAAATCAACGAGGATAactctaattatttttagggAGAAAATGAGTGTATGTGTATACCTTGTTCGTGCTTCTtaaggggtttatatagagttGATAGCACTGTTATTATCTTTCTTGTAATGATGATTGCCCGGCAAAAATCGAGCCTTGATAGGACAATCAATGTCGTTATTGTGGCGCATATTGGGCAATCACATCTAGTAAGGGCGACTAATTGGTGTCATTTGTTGACCGTCATGCCAAAATCTCGAATTGTGTAGCTGACTGTCCTTTTAGTTTGTCAATGTTTGAGATTGTGTGTAACAATTAATTAACATTGACTTTTGGATGTAAATGACGTCTAGTCCGCCGCTTAGACGTCAGGCGTTTAGGCTGTCACTCAAACATCAGGCATCTAGTCCGACGCTCAAACATCAGGCATCTAAACTGACGCTCAAATATCAGGTGCGGTTGACCACGTATGACATAAATCTTGAAGACTTAACTGGATTGATTTACCTGTTTGACAGATCCAGCTAGTTTGGTCTGTCCATTCCGTCTGACATTGTGGAAGAAGGAAAATTTCTCACTTCTGGTGCCAAATGAAACTTATCTTGGTTTAGACAAAGTGATCCCAGATGGGTTATATGTTTGCCTTAGTCAACCAAAGAGTCTTGAGTCTGAGAATGACACATGGAGGGAAGCCCCGCAATTTTGATCAACACATATAACCtgtttaataaacaaataatttttgaatcaaTATGCATAATATGAATTCAaccatttaataattttattattaacttaattatatatttaaattatttaattcatatttgattcattttaaatttgcttttaaataaatatgttaattaaattataaacatgttttatcgaaaaattaatcatataaacatatataaacCTAACTCGATTAAGAtgacttgattattaaataaataatacgacgtattatttctttaataattaagtaatatttaagtatatgttttttatacaattattattCAGTTGGGTTTAAGTTGagttatataataaaataccTAAACTTTGACACAACATGAAACACACGATCCACCAACACGAATTGTCACCATATTACAAATGAATAGAATTAAGATATAAAgatgcaaataaataaaattaagatataaataataaaacctaCAAATGGATAAGTTTACTTTggtttagtgttttttttttctttcagtttCTCAATTTGACGGTGGCATTGGCTGTGTGATGAATCAGATGGGAACTGGAAAGGGGTAATTTGGATTGAggccgaatttgggattttacttcaaaaaataaaataaaataaaattgcaaggcaaaataatttaaaaataaataaaaaatgccaactcgtttattttaaataaaatttattttaatacaaatttaaaatatttaaaattcgGTGACAATAATTACCCAGTGAACTCTCCGTCTGAAAGTCCTATACAATCTATCCTATACAATATTTGCTTTCttaaaacagaaaaaataaagCATGCTTGTTGAGTATTTTTGAAAAcggtttaaaatataatttttgacaacagtttttgaaaataattctttaatctttagtaaaacaaaaatcgatttagaaacataaatatttttaaatatattttaaaaataatttttatatctaatattttattttttatcattcaaaaaGATGTTTTATACTATTCCGTCACAGtctttttagtttatattaattatttgttaaaaataaaaatgtattttattttattttaaaaaatataatttgaaacactaaaagaaagaataaCTTGTTGGAAAAAGTattgtaatttttatataatatataagaaGTTTTTTAGACTTTCTTAGgttgataatgatttttaaatattatcttttcaaatttggagtattatcaaatttttactatcttaaattttaaatttttaaaagtaattacttaatattttgataaatgcACGTTTTAACCCTTATGAGTtcataattttatcaaaattttcccttgaaaatgataaataaaaagggTAGGGATGGTATATAATAAAACCTcggtaaaatatttaaaaaaaatatttttaagagaatcataatattttttttagaaaatattataagtgaatttttattttttttaaattttactaaatattttattttttttaaatactttttatgataaaagcatttttttaatgattaaaagtaatagtaattttactaatttatatataaattaaaatgattctttgaaatttatctaaaaatgataatcacttttaaaatttatttaaaaaaattttaattaatttttttaaaataaaattggaaatgatttttaaagagGAATTTAAAGCGACGTCGTTTAAATTCTATTCATCTAGGCAACTACTCGAGAGTCAAGAGGCAAAAAAGCAAAGCATAGCCGCAAGGGGACGTCGATGGCAATGGCGAAGGGCAATCAACAGCAAGAGAAACGACACCGTTCCATCTTCGACCTTCCTACAACCTTCTTGTACTCCTGTCGTctccttccttcttcttcttcttcgtcgTATTCTGCAAATCTTTTTTCAGAAACGAAGGCTGCGTCTCCAAGCTCAACTCTCGAAACCCTAGACGAGTCCAAGAAGTTGGAGCACAGTGCTAATACTTCTCTGTCCAGATGGTCCTGCAACACCTGCAAGTCCGAGTTCGACTCCCTCCAAGACCAACGCTCCCATTTCAAATCCGATGTTCATCGGTTCAATGTAAGAACTCTGCGTTTCTGTccccaaattttgatttttgccATCATAACAATGGAAAAGTCTAGGTTTAGATGCGTTTTCAATAATGGACGGTGGCGCTCTCGTTCTCCTATTGCTCAATTGAGCTCATTGGCTGCAATGTTTCCTGTAAAATCTTATAATTTGACTaagattttgtttataaaaccAGGGGCTCATGCGTGCAACACTCGGAATGGAAagcaaaaattggaattttggaattgtgAAATTATGTTCAATTATTTAGATTTATGATGGTGAATTGTAAAGTTTTTGTCTTCGTTGATCCTGAATtcgaaaatcattttttttttttttttatagattttgatgctttatttattttatttttgctaaaGCTTCTGTCTTTTTGTAATGAATGAAAAACCATGATACACTGTtcttatttattcaaatatCTGAATGAAAAAACTGATATATCTATCGCTCTTTTGGGCATGTTTTGTAAGATAGTTGCAAAGTTTAAGAGTTGAACTGATTTTATTCTATCAGAAGTGTCAGTCCCAGAAGTTGCACTGAATTACTGTATTGTCAGAGAAGCAAGTCTGAGACTGTGTAACGAGAGTGTCATTGTTCTTACATTTATTAAGAACATTTAACTATTATGTGTAAGCTAGGTCCATCTTGaagttttagataaaaaaatttcctgTTTCTGACCAAGCAAACAGTTTCATTGTTGTTTCCCCAATCATTTTCAttgcatttatttgttaatatattttctcaGGTAAAGTTGAGCATCGCCGGAAAGGGTATTGTGAAAGAGGAAGACTTTGATGAGCTAACTGCAGATACTTTGTTCAAAGACTATGATATATCGAGTATATCAGGATCAGAAGATGAAGTTGACAAGAGATGTTGGGCCCAGAATGACATGCACAAGGGTTCAGATGACAATGTTAAACGAAAGCTATTTATTCAGCTTCAGACAGGGGAGAAAGTTTCACTTTGGAAGTGTTTAGTTTTGGATGAATCtgaaaatatttcatatgaGAACGACCCTGGTTGTTGCATGCCATGTTTGAAAGAGAGTGATGTGATTGAGAAGTTGAAAACTGTGATCCACGAGCCTAGGGATAATACCCATTTGAGGGTTGTGTTGCTTGCTAGTGGTGGGCATTTTGCTGGCTGTGTCTTTGATGGTAACTCTGTTGTGGCTCACAGAACATTCCACAGGTTAGTGTTCCTCTTTACTTGATTCAATCATCCAAATAAGGGTAATGGAGATAAAAAGGTGAACTGTATCACCATCAACTTTATCACCAtctgatttttcttcatttccagTGGTCATCGCAGGGTAATAGTGTAATACCTCCTGTTATTTAGTATTCCTAAATTTAGCACTATACCACTGATTTTCCATTTTCTAGAGTTGACTGGGTTTCTTttctgcctttttttttcttttcctaatgaAGTCACTGATATACGTAGTTGGGTATCTTTTAATGAAGGACCTTCAGTGGTCATTGGCAACATCATATGCAATTCTGTGATCGAGATGTTAGACCTGTGTATAATTTCATGATTTATGCGTTACCAATACCAAGTGATAGATAATATTTagaattgttataataatttcttcttaattatttatttattcttttgatcCTTATGATATCTTTCAtccttatttttcaattatctaGTCTTATCCAAATGCGCAGGAATTTGAACTGATACCCAGAAAAGTAGATAGGTCTGAATTTGAACATGATTCTATCTACTACCTTGAGCTGACTTGGCACAATTGGGAATCACAACCACAGCATTGGGATTTGGAGTCTGTTAAGTTTGCCTTGGACCTAGTGGGGATAGCATTTCCTAAAATTGATTTAATGTTGAGCAGTCCAATCATTTGAACACACACATATACATGTAGTATGGCATCCATCTTCCTTTAACAACATTGAGGAACTACCAAATCTGGTCAAACTATCGTCAATTATATTCATATTGACATTGGCTACCTCCAAGAGGATTAGGtcttctgatcaaaaaaaaaaaaaaagaggattaGGTCTTGAAATAGTACATCTTGACATTGGCTACTTACAAGAGGATCAAGTCTTGATCTGTGTGCTATTTCACTCTTTCAGGGATGTTTGCTTACAATTTAATTGTCTCATGCAGCAAGTGAGAGAGTAGTGAGAAAATattcttcaaaaagaaaagaaatctgGTTATGTTATATTGGAACTTGGTCATATGGTAGTTCCTAACTAGGATTATGTATTGATGGTCCATCTTTGTGCTTAGTTGGgaacttcttcttctttttaaaagCGAGTCTGAATTGGGTGACTATGTTTTACCAAATTACAAGGCGTGCTAAATTGATTTCACAGTCACCTTTGGGTGGCTTGCTTTCTCTCTCCTAAAAGCAGTAGCTTACAGGTCAGACCCAGAAATAAATGACATATTTTTCCCATTCTCTGTGCAATAGCAATATTGGTAGAGTAAACGGGTTTTCCGCTTGTGTAACTATGATGAAAgtgaaagaatattttaattttttaatggaagaaaaatccaaaaatgtcattttaaaaGTTAAGATATAGAGCTTTTGAAGATCTCTTTACTTGTTTGCAATCATACAAACAACGGATGTACTGTTAATCAGTTTCCAACAGTTGTTTCATGCACAATTTTACAGATCAAAATTTATACTTCATTACATATATTATATATCCAATTTTGGCCCATGAAATTGCTTCTAACTAATCTATCAAAACTaaacaaaagaatataaagAGAGAATCCTCAAACCTGTATggtttgtagttaacttcatGCCCACTAGTTCTAATTGTGGTGCTCTATGTAGAGGTGGCCAAAATCATATAATGTTTTTCATTATAGTAGGTATGCGTTATCATCTTTTCAAGTGTTTATCTTTGCGTGGAAGTGAATAGAATTTATTCAAGCCTGACTTCAAttgccaattttgaaaaattattggaTGCATCTGATGTTTTCTCTTTGGGTATGGGTCAACTTTTTTTGTTATCATGTAGATATGTCGTAAGGGCCAAGGCTGGTAAAAAGCAGTCATCAAAAGATGCAGGTGGCAGGGCTGCACATTCTGCTGGAGCTTCACTTCGCAGATATAACGAACTCGCTCTGAAGAAGGTATTCAATATTTGGTGGTTCAACTTGTTTGCAATAGACTTGTCAAACTATTTACTTTTGTTGTTTCatgaataatttcattttgatttttagcAGGTATGCCTGTTTGTGAATGAAATTTAGATGTTCTACTGAATTAACCTAATTGTAGTTTGGTGATAATTATCACATGAGGAAAGATATGGTCTAATACTTCAAAAACGCTTCAGTTCACCTCGCAGGCCCCCATTTCCACTTACATTTGTTCTCACACTGTCATGCTAGCATGTATTTGCTTAAACTGCTAAAATATGTATGGATACATCTGCTGTTGAATGTGCGATATTCTACTGAGACATTATCATGTCTATaccatttattttccattatgTTAACAATAGCCATCTTTTACAATTACCTTAGTTGTACAGCAGCAAATTTTTAAGTTTGGTACCATGTgtgtaatatttaaattaattttcccGATCTTTTACTGCTGGCTTATTTATATATCTCACTAATATTCTAGGAAATTCAAGAATTACTTGCTTCTTGGAGGCCTTATTTTGAGGCTTCCTCCTGCATCTTCATTTATGCTCCTTCAAACAATCGTCAACTGCTTTTTAATGGGGAAAAGGCGTATTTCAGTAACCAGACTGCTGCTCGAAATGTTCCATTGACTGTTCGAAGGCCTACATTCAAGGAAGCCCAGCGTATATATAACCAATTGACACAAGTTGCCTATGATATGGATGAGACGGAATCTCCAGAAAGCATCAAAGATGATTCACTTTTAAGGTTAAGCACTATTAGCATCAACAGCCCAGAGTCCAGCAAGGTGGGCACAGAGGACAACTTGGAGAGAAGGGTAGCCACTGAAGCATGTTCAAGTAACAAAAAATCTGATGACATGCCCATATCAAGTGAGAGTGAGCATGAATTTACTGGTTCATCAACACCTTTACATGAAGCAGCAAAGTCTGGAGATTGTCATAAAGTCTTGGAACTCCTAGAGCAGGGTTTGGATCCTTGCATTATAGATGAAAGGGGGAGGACCCCATATATGCTGACAACTGAGAAGGAAGTCAGGAATACTTTTAGACGGTTCATGGCCTCCAACCTGGACAAGTGGGATTGGCATGCTGCAAGAGTGCCCAGTGCATTGACAAAGGAAATGGAGGAATCTCAAGCAGCTAAGCAGGTATAGCTGATATGCTTTTTAATGATTCATATATGAAGATTATCTTGGCATCTGAATTAGTTGCAAATGTCATGTTACTTTGTCATTTCTATATGTCCCTTGCATGCATAAAATTCTTGTTACTTGATGAGGTTTCAATAGGTTCTATCTGTACAAGTTATATACTTTTTGAGCCCTTGCTTTCTTAGATTGATATCCTTGTATTTATCTTCTCAATTGAGAGGTGCTTTTTCCATGGCTTCCTTGATTGTTATATTTGTTGATTagtattttttgttgattttaaaattgatgATAGGTCTTCTTTTCCTTATCAGGCAGATAAAGATGCAAAGAGGAAAGCAAGATCAAAAGAGCTGAAGAAACTGCggaaagcaaaagaaaagaaggcTCAGGTGCACATTCTTCAGTCTTTGTCCTAATATTTTATCGTGTTGTTCATAGAAAGCTTCTGTTCTTATCAATAGTGACTTGCTGCTACTGGATTAGGCTATAGCTTTACCATGAATCTATTTTAAGAGAGAATTGTTTTAGTGTGAGTGAGTGATTTATTAACAAAAGTCAAAAAGGAGAATGTAACTTTTGATGattatatcaattaatatatCTTGTCTTCCAACATAATTCATTATTAGAGGGTCAAACTATATACTGCATTTCTCATTAATCTTATCACCTCTGTTTTTTATATGCAGGCTCAGGCTGCCTTAGCCCAGAATTCCTCAACAGTTTCAGAGAATCAAGGAGCTAAGCTGGTTTCAGTTCTCAAGGGACAGCCTCAATCTAGTAGCACCATATCCAGAGAggttagatttttttaattttaattttatttatttatttttgagtaaTGACCTTGCTGAGTGTGTTTCACCAATCTCTCACTTTATTTTGACTTTCTACTTTTAATGGGGAGCAAAGTTCTGCTTGAGCTAGTGCTTGCTCAGCTAATTGCCTCCCATGTTGTGATCATTTTGGATCTCaactaaaataaagaatttgaggTCACCTTTAATTTGAGGTCAacttttttgttcttcattCAGGAGGAACTGAAGAGAGCAGCTACTGCTGAGAGGGAAAAGAGAGCAGCAGCTGCTGAGAGGAGAATAGCAGCAGCTGCATCCCTCAATGCTCAAGGGCCTGGTACAACCATTGGACCAAGTAGTTCACAACCAAAAAGTGGGATAGCATCTGACATAAACTGCTCCTACTGTTATGCATCATTAGCTGGTAAAATCCCGTTTCACAGGTATAATTACAAATATTGCAGCACAACATGCATGCATGTACACAAAGAGATACTTGAGgatggataaaagaaaaaaacacttccaatatatgtacacattttttatttttcaattcatGGATTTTTCTCTTGGTGTTAAATCTACTTATTCCAAGGTGTTTAATTTaatcatgcatttttttttttgtttcattttcacATACAAATACTGCCGGCCTTGTTTGGAAAAAATCGTTCCACCAAACTCTCACATCGTCTCTGAACCTTAACTTTTATTAATAGTTTGGTTATTTATTGAGCTCATAACTTTCTTGTttagttataatattttcttgattGCTATGATGTTTGAAGGACATTTATCATTGGTTACTTCATGCATTGTTGGAATGGGCATGACTGTTCCTGTGATAACTTATTGCAACTAAAAAACTTATAAGTGATATGATGAGAACATGGGCAAAACTATATTGTAAATCCAGTTGTTGGACAACATTTTTATTGCTATATGATCTCCTTGTTATCTCCATCCAAAACACGATACATGAATATGTGTTTGTTACCTATAGACATGTTTACTATCCAGATGAATGATATGCCTGTCCTGTTAGACATGGAACTTGATTGGCTGATCAGCCCCAAGTACCATGAACCGGGTGTAGGTAAAAACTGAACCTAGTGAGTTCTATATCTATTGTGCTGGATCCTCTTCCCTTTGTGCCTCTGCCTGTTGTACCTCTGCCCCTTTTAGTTGTTTAACCTCTCCATCCTCTAGCCTTTTGATTTGCCTTCCAATGATCAGCATAGCAGTATAGCTTGAACAGAACCCAATACTATCGATGATGATCTGCAACAGTGAAATGGGGTGCTGATCCTTTGCCCCATCTGCCAAGTTCCTCATCAAAATCCCACTGAGAAATACACAAGATCAAGTTATAATGACACAATTTGCATATACATAGTTATTCCAGGCTCTGTTTCTGTaaggttttgaacaaaaacattcATTAACAAATTGGAACCCTAGGGTAAAAAGAAGAGGTCCAACCTGTAGATTGCAGCAAAAATATCAGGCACCACTCCGACCAATGACCCTACCAGGTAAGCACTGTACTTGATGTTGGTGGCACTAGCAATATAGTTGAACATTCGGTATGGAAATGGTGAAATTCTAATGAAGACAACAGTACAAAACTGTCGAAACCAATTTCCTTGGAAGGCTAGTCTTACAATGGAAGCGTCTTTTGGAATTCTAAACCACAATCTCTGATCAAAACAAAACAACGAATCAATATATGTTACTTGTATGATGAGAGAGTGACATGAAATAGAAACAGAGCAGTACTGACTCGGATCTTAGAGCGGAAGGGATAAGCAATGAAATATGGTAATGTCACGCCCACAGCTATCCCAGGTATGATTATTAGGAACCCCAGCTCATACCCAAAAACAATTCCGGCAATCCACAAGGATGGCGTAGATTCCAGAAGAGCAGCAGGGAACAATGCCAAAGAAGCAAATATCGCCGCTGCTAGCTCTAAAGGACTGAAATTTACCGCAAGCCATTTGATAAGTGGGTTTACATTCTGCAAACGATAATGGACGAATGGCTATTGCTTCCTGGACACGAACGAAGGAACATGTTTGAAGCAATTTACTTATCTCTCTTGAATCCTTCTCGATAGATGCAGGTATTCAAGAATGTATCTTGCAAAGAAGTACTTGTATTTATCCATGAAATTTTCAAAGCAatcttgtaaataaaaaaagtataaatgTTGGAGAAATTTACTTTTCTTGAATGATAAGAGTACTCGAGAATGGATCATATACAGAAAAGAAACGtatttccattaatttttttttcagaggCAATCGATCATTCTCATTTCTTGAAAAGATTTTCAACAGAGAAAATATTTAGGAGCGAGAAAtcgttttccatttttttgtttttcctccattttcccgggaaccaaacaaaagaagaagGGTGGATTACCTTGGAAAAGGATATGAGGGCAGACCATTTGATGACGAGGAAGAGCAAAAGGGCGACGAAAGTGAGGAGCGATATTGGACCACCAGCAGGAGTATCTGGAACTGGTAGGTTTTGGATGCACAGAATCTTGGTGCACTCGGGGCCCACCATCGTGGGGGCCGTCTTCTACCAATCTCCCGTAGGGTCCGAAATCGGGCATGGGCTCCTCGTCCATTTCAGTCTTCGTCTGCTAAACGGCGTCGTATCAATCTTCTGTTTTCGACTCGTTGGAAAGCTCCGTGGAATGGTGGAATGAAATTTGGTTACTCCGTGGGCTCGTTCATGGTGGGACCCAcctatttataaataaataaattatggtCGATGCTATTTTTGTAATTTCCCatcattatttcaattttattctttcttttggttatttctcttttataaaaaaaatgctaaaaatttAACAAGATTTGGGCTGTTTGATGTTGGAAAGATGaggaaaaatatatcaaaaagaaaatagagggaataaagaggaaaaatatagAATTAGAGGATGTTCGTATTGTAATTTACTTTtgagttttattcatttatttataatttattataaatttttaattgaatagaaaaaagttaaaatgtttaatttttttctaaataaaaaataatatattgacttttttttttttttaatgtttaatacaaataaaatattataaaagtaaataatttaatgttttacgttattatttaattttaaattctatttaaaattaagtaaaaaattaaataaaagacaTTTAAATAGCaacttttccatgaaaaaaatcCTTTCATGTTGGTAAGAAAAAGTTTGATCTATAGAAAACATCggtgaaagataaaaaaaattccaatatgaatgaataattatttttattttatttttaattaatttaattcaaaaatgaaattttgagttGTAGAGAATCTTATTTACACGAAAGTTATAGAAATGTTGgaaaatttgtatatatatattacaagaaCATGAAATAGTACCCCCTGTTTCTAATAACCTACGGTTCTCAGCGGcacgcaagagaaaatggtttGTTTAGTTTTCATTGTGGCATTTCATCGAACACCTTTTCTCTCACGAATCGAAGCTTGGAATTCACGGGTCATTCACTTTCTTTTTGCAGTCGGTGACTCTGCATACCAACCTCGGTGACATCAAATGCGAGATCTCTTGCGACGAGGTCTCTAAAACGGCCGAGGTTAGCACTCGTTACCCCAGTAGACTCAAGCCTTTGGAATGTGTGGTTAACTCTGTGTAAACTCGAAAATCATGTATTGGTTGTGTTTGGGAACATACccaaatttagttttgatttcagTCGTGCCTTCTGTTGGTGGGCTTGAATTGGAGTAGGGCTTTAATGCAAGCGTGTTGATGGAAGAGGAATCTTTTTGCCTTGGCACACATATTGAAAGGGGCAGCATCATCGATGAAAAGGATCAAGCCTCCTACCCACATGATAAAAATTTTACCCCTGTTTCTAGATTATAGCAGAGAAAAATGTGATTGAAACCCTTACAAGGAAAGAGATTCGCAAAGGAATATTTTTGTATGGCAAGCTTAGATTGGACTATAGATCAATTCACCACCGTATATAGATTCATAAACCAGTGCAATATCAGCTTTGTTTAGCCTGTGAGCTCTGTTTTGGTGTTTGAATGAAAGTTGGATTGATGCAGCTTCCTAGAAGCATAAATTCTTCTAACCTCTAGTagcccctttttttttataatcccAACTATTCCTTTTAATTTATGAGTTATTTCTGTTTCTTTGCTTGCCACCAAGGCACCAA contains:
- the LOC100259238 gene encoding uncharacterized protein LOC100259238 is translated as MVGPECTKILCIQNLPVPDTPAGGPISLLTFVALLLFLVIKWSALISFSKNVNPLIKWLAVNFSPLELAAAIFASLALFPAALLESTPSLWIAGIVFGYELGFLIIIPGIAVGVTLPYFIAYPFRSKIRRLWFRIPKDASIVRLAFQGNWFRQFCTVVFIRISPFPYRMFNYIASATNIKYSAYLVGSLVGVVPDIFAAIYSGILMRNLADGAKDQHPISLLQIIIDSIGFCSSYTAMLIIGRQIKRLEDGEVKQLKGAEVQQAEAQREEDPAQ
- the LOC100254117 gene encoding uncharacterized protein LOC100254117, which gives rise to MAMAKGNQQQEKRHRSIFDLPTTFLYSCRLLPSSSSSSYSANLFSETKAASPSSTLETLDESKKLEHSANTSLSRWSCNTCKSEFDSLQDQRSHFKSDVHRFNVKLSIAGKGIVKEEDFDELTADTLFKDYDISSISGSEDEVDKRCWAQNDMHKGSDDNVKRKLFIQLQTGEKVSLWKCLVLDESENISYENDPGCCMPCLKESDVIEKLKTVIHEPRDNTHLRVVLLASGGHFAGCVFDGNSVVAHRTFHRYVVRAKAGKKQSSKDAGGRAAHSAGASLRRYNELALKKEIQELLASWRPYFEASSCIFIYAPSNNRQLLFNGEKAYFSNQTAARNVPLTVRRPTFKEAQRIYNQLTQVAYDMDETESPESIKDDSLLRLSTISINSPESSKVGTEDNLERRVATEACSSNKKSDDMPISSESEHEFTGSSTPLHEAAKSGDCHKVLELLEQGLDPCIIDERGRTPYMLTTEKEVRNTFRRFMASNLDKWDWHAARVPSALTKEMEESQAAKQADKDAKRKARSKELKKLRKAKEKKAQAQAALAQNSSTVSENQGAKLVSVLKGQPQSSSTISREEELKRAATAEREKRAAAAERRIAAAASLNAQGPGTTIGPSSSQPKSGIASDINCSYCYASLAGKIPFHRYNYKYCSTTCMHVHKEILEDG